The segment GTTTTTCCAGAACCAGGAGGGCCAAATAAAGCTATATTATGCCCTCCTGCACATGCAACTTCTATGGCTCTTTTTGTACTTTCCTGTCCAAAAACCTCTGAAAAATCCAATTCATTTTCAAGCTTTTCTTCCCAAATATCATCATCTTCATAAGGTAATAAATCCTTATACGTAATAAATTCTGCCACCTCTTTTAGATTTTTAAAGGCATATATTTTAGCTTCCTTAATCAAACTACATTCCCTTGCATTATCATAAGGGACTATAAACTCTTCTATTTTATTGCTTATACCTTCAAGTATTAAAGATAGTGCTCCTCTTACCATTTTTAGCTCTCCGCTCAAGGATAATTCTCCTAAAAACAAAAATTGACTAGTATTACTATCTATAACCTGTTGAGTAGCCAAAAGAATTCCTATTGCTATAGGCAAATCTAGTAATGCTCCTTCTTTTTTTATGTCAGCAGGAGCTAAATTTATTGTAATTCTGCCTAATGGAAATTCATATCCAGAATTAATAATAGCAGCTCTAACCCTTTCCTTAGATTCCTTAACTGCAATATTAGGAAGACCAACTATATTAAATGAAGGTAAACCCCTTGTAATATCTATTTCAACAGAAATAATGTTTCCATTTAGTCCAGTTAGATTTGCAGTATTTATATTTATCACCAATTTTATCACCTCTAAAATCTAAAATTTCTGTTTAATACTTAAATTCTAGACAATAATTATATATATAATCATAATTTTAGAAATTTTTTAATCATATAAGAGTTTACTTGTAAAAACAAAACTATTAAAACAAGAACTTTTAAGTTGTGTATAAAGATTTTATAGAGCAATATACAAGGCTTTGTGTCAAAGGATTATATTAAAATATTATGTATAGGAGAATAATTATGCATTATCTGAATAAAAATATCGGAAACTATGGAGAGAATTTAGCTGAGGCTTATTTGAAAAAATGTGGTTATACTATATTAGATAAGAATTATTATTGCAAAATAGGGGAAATAGATTTAATAGGTATGGACACTAATATCATCTGTTTTATTGAAGTTAAAACAAGATACAGTACTTTTTATGGGTATCCTTCTGAGGCTATAATAAAGAAAAAACAATATAAAATATATAGAACAGCTCAACTTTATATTATTAAAAACAAACTTTTTGAACAAAATTTTAGATTTGACGTTGTGGAAATTCTTTTAGATGTGAATTCAAAAGAGCCATCAATTAAACTACTTAAAAATGCTTTTTATGTATAGTATCTAGAGCACTTTAAATTAGGATAAATTTAATTTAAAACTTAATTTATTTCCAAATTACAAGCAAAAGCTTAAAATGCATTTTAAGCTTTTGATAAAAAATACTAAATATAGTTGCTCTTGTTAACGTTTACATGTATATCTGCAAATTAAACTTAAAATTTGCACTAAATTTATAAAATATTCTTTAGAAAACTTAATCTATGAATATCAGTTATCCCTTTTTCATGTATAGCTTTTATATGTTCTTCGGTTCCATATCCTACATTATTTTCAAAACCATATCCAGGATATTTTTCTGCATTTTTTACCATAAGATGATCCCTGTAGACTTTTGCTAGAATGGAAGCACAGGCTATAGACGCACTTTTAGTATCGCCTTTAATGACATCTTGATTTTCAATAGAAATGCCTCTAACTTTATATCCATCTGATAAAACGATTAAAGGGTCTAGATCGATTTTATTAATACAATCTATAAATACCTTATTATTACACCAAGCAATACCCTTATCATCAATTTCTGTATTACTAACTTCACATACACTGTAAGCTACAGCTTTGCTTTTTATAACATGGCTTAGCTCTTCCCTTTTCTTTGCTGAAAGTTTTTTGAATCCTTTATACCTAATATTAAATCCTTTCTATTTTCGAAGTTTAAATCTAAGACAACAGCTGCAGCAACAATTGGACCTGCTAGAGGTCCTCTGCCAACTTCGTCTACACCAATTAAATATCCTTTATTACCAACAAAATATTTATCAAATTTATACATATTTTCCACTCTGTTTAGTTCGTTTTCCAGTTTTTCCTTGTACTTTAGTAAAGTAACGCCTAGCTTTTGAACTGTTTTTCTAGAGTCCTTTAACATCAACTCTATGTAATTCAAAACATCATTTTCACTATAATTAAAAATGTTTTTCTCTACAACTCTAAGGGACTCTCTTATTTCTCCAATATTCTTGTTTTGCATTTCATAAGTATTTATTTCTTTAAACATTTTCTCACCCTTTTCTAAGGCCTTTCTAATGAAAACTTACCAAGTTTTCCTCCACGGAATTCATCTAAAATAGCAATAGAGATTCTATTGTAATCTATATTTCCACCAGACATAACAGCCCCTCTTTTTTTGCTATCAAATCCATTATTTCAAGAGTTCCTTCTGGCAGTTCATCAATTTTATATCTATCTTTAAGTCTTTCAGGATATTGGGATTGCATAACTTTAATTAGTTCAAAAGCTAAATCTTCTACATTCATAATCTCATCTTTTATGGCACCTGTAAAAGCTAAATTTAGCCCTACTTTAGGATCATCAAACTTAGGCCACAAAACGCCTGGGGTGTCCATTAATTCCACACCTATTTTGGTTTTTATCCATTGCTTGCTTTTTGTAACTCCAGGCTTATCTCCTGTTTTTGCTCTACTTGCCTTAGCTATTTTATTTATAAATGATGATTTACCAACATTAGGTATTCCAACTACCATTACTCTTGTAACCCTATTTACTAAACCCTTACTTCTAAGACGATCCATTTTTTCTTTTAGAAGTATGTCTAAAAGAGATTTAATATTTTTCAAACCTTCCCCATTTAGACTATTCCCTTGAATTATTTTTGTATTTTCTGTTGAAAGGGTCCTTATCCATTGATTAGTAATTTTTTCATCGCTTAAATCTGCTTTATTTAAAAGTATTACTCTTGGTTTATTTTTACATATATCATCTATTTCAGGATTAGAACTTGATCTAACTATCCTTGCATCTCTTATTTCTATAACAGCATCAACAAGTTTTAGGTTTTCCTTTATTTCCCTTCTGGTTTTTGACATATGTCCAGGGAACCAATTAATTTCCATATTATCCTACCCCTTCTTATTTATTTCTTGTTACTTAATTGACTATACAATAAAAATTTACAATAAAAAAGGGACTTCTAAAGCCCCATTTTTTTTACTTTATAAGTTCTTTTACTTTAGCAGCTTTTCCTACTCTATCTCTTAAGTAGAACAATCTAGCTCTTCTTACCTTACCAGCTCTTACAACTTCTACTTTAGCAACACTTGGAGAGTTAACTGGGAATGTTCTTTCTATTCCAACACCATAAGAAACTCTTCTTACAGTGAAAGTTTCTCTTACTCCGCCATTTTGTCTTTTTATAACAGTTCCTTCAAAGACCTGGATTCTTTCTCTGTTTCCTTCTTTAATGTTAACATGTACCTTAACAGTATCTCCAACATTGAAACTTATTAAATCACTTCTTAATTGTTCTGCTTCTATTGATTTTATTATATCTAACATGTGCATTCCCTCCTTATAGTTAATTGACGTTCTTGACCAAAATTCAAAGACAGAGGACCGCCCGTACTAGCACAATTTAAATTGTAACATATTATATTTCATTTTTCAACATTAAGTAAAGCAATAAAGTTAAAATTTATTTTTTTGCTTTTTTTCATCATTATTTTGTTTATTAAGGTATTTACTATATAGATCTGGTCTTCTATCCTTAGTAATCCTTAAGGATTCCTCTTTTCTCCATTTTCTTATATTTTCATGGTGACCTGACAGTAAAACTTTAGGAACAGTTTTGCCCTCAAAACACTCAGGTCGTGTATATTGTGGATATTCAAGTAATCCATTGTAAAAAGACTCTTCCATAAAGCTCTCAGAACTTGATAACACTCCAGGAGTTAACCTAGCTAGAGAATCTATGATTGGTATACAAGCCATTTCTCCACCAGTAAGTACAAAATCACCTATAGAGATTTCTAAATCTATGTAATCATACACTCTCTCATCTATGCCTTCATAATGACCGCATAAAAAAACAAGATTTTCTTCTTTAGAAAGTTCAAGAGCTAAATTATGGCAGTATTTCCTTCCACGTGGGCCTAAATACACAATCTTTCCTCTATTGATTTCTTTTACCTTTTTTATAGCCTCTACTATAGGTTCTGGTGTCATAAGCATCCCAGCTCCACCACCATAAGGATAATCATCCACCTTTTTATGTTTATTTTTTGAATAATCACGTATATTATGTGTTCTTATACTTATAATGTTTTTATCCATAGCCCTTCCTATAATACTATATTTAAAAACATCAAACATTTCAGGAAATAAAGTAAGAATATCAATATTCATTTCTATTCCT is part of the Haloimpatiens sp. FM7315 genome and harbors:
- a CDS encoding YraN family protein; the encoded protein is MHYLNKNIGNYGENLAEAYLKKCGYTILDKNYYCKIGEIDLIGMDTNIICFIEVKTRYSTFYGYPSEAIIKKKQYKIYRTAQLYIIKNKLFEQNFRFDVVEILLDVNSKEPSIKLLKNAFYV
- the rplS gene encoding 50S ribosomal protein L19, translated to MLDIIKSIEAEQLRSDLISFNVGDTVKVHVNIKEGNRERIQVFEGTVIKRQNGGVRETFTVRRVSYGVGIERTFPVNSPSVAKVEVVRAGKVRRARLFYLRDRVGKAAKVKELIK
- the trmD gene encoding tRNA (guanosine(37)-N1)-methyltransferase TrmD, with the protein product MNIDILTLFPEMFDVFKYSIIGRAMDKNIISIRTHNIRDYSKNKHKKVDDYPYGGGAGMLMTPEPIVEAIKKVKEINRGKIVYLGPRGRKYCHNLALELSKEENLVFLCGHYEGIDERVYDYIDLEISIGDFVLTGGEMACIPIIDSLARLTPGVLSSSESFMEESFYNGLLEYPQYTRPECFEGKTVPKVLLSGHHENIRKWRKEESLRITKDRRPDLYSKYLNKQNNDEKKQKNKF